A genomic segment from Triticum dicoccoides isolate Atlit2015 ecotype Zavitan chromosome 1A, WEW_v2.0, whole genome shotgun sequence encodes:
- the LOC119287942 gene encoding tubulin alpha chain gives MRECISIHIGQAGIQVGNACWELYCLEHGIQPDGQMPGDKTVGGGDDAFNTFFSETGAGKHVPRAVFVDLEPTVIDEVRTGAYRQLFHPEQLISGKEDAANNFARGHYTIGKEIVDLCLDRIRKLSDNCTGLQGFLVFNAVGGGTGSGLGSLLLERLSVDYGKKSKLGFTVYPSPQVSTSVVEPYNSVLSTHSLLEHTDVSILLDNEAIYDICRRSLDIERPTYTNLNRLVSQVISSLTASLRFDGALNVDVNEFQTNLVPYPRIHFMLSSYAPVISAEKAYHEQLSVAEITNSAFEPSSMMAKCDPRHGKYMACCLMYRGDVVPKDVNAAVATIKTKRTIQFVDWCPTGFKCGINYQPPGVVPGGDLAKVQRAVCMISNSTSVVEVFSRIDHKFDLMYAKRAFVHWYVGEGMEEGEFSEAREDLAALEKDYEEVGAEFDEGEDGDEGDEY, from the exons ATGAGGGAGTGCATCTCGATCCACATCGGCCAGGCCGGCATCCAGGTCGGGAACGCGTGCTGGGAGCTCTACTGCCTCGAGCATGGCATTCAG CCTGATGGCCAGATGCCCGGTGACAAGACCGTTGGGGGAGGTGATGATGCTTTCAACACCTTCTTCAGCGAGACTGGGGCTGGGAAGCACGTCCCCCGTGCTGTCTTCGTAGATCTCGAGCCCACTGTGATTGATGAGGTGAGGACTGGCGCTTACCGCCAGCTCTTCCACCCTGAGCAGCTTATCAGCGGCAAGGAGGATGCAGCCAACAACTTCGCCCGTGGTCATTACACCA TTGGCAAGGAGATTGTTGATCTGTGCCTTGACCGTATCAGGAAGCTTTCAGACAACTGCACTGGTCTCCAGGGATTCCTTGTCTTCAACGCTGTTGGAGGTGGAACTGGCTCTGGCCTTGGTTCTCTTCTGCTGGAGCGCCTCTCTGTTGACTACGGAAAGAAGTCCAAGCTTGGGTTCACAGTGTACCCATCACCCCAGGTCTCCACCTCTGTTGTTGAGCCATACAACAGTGTCCTGTCCACCCACTCCCTCCTTGAGCACACTGATGTGTCTATCCTTCTTGACAATGAGGCCATCTATGACATCTGCCGCCGCTCCCTTGACATTGAGCGCCCAACATACACCAACCTCAACAGGCTTGTTTCTCAG GTCATTTCATCGCTGACAGCTTCCCTGAGGTTTGATGGTGCTCTGAATGTTGATGTCAATGAATTCCAGACCAACTTGGTGCCCTACCCGAGGATCCACTTCATGCTTTCCTCCTATGCCCCAGTGATCTCAGCTGAGAAGGCCTACCATGAGCAGCTGTCTGTTGCTGAGATCACCAACAGCGCCTTTGAGCCTTCATCTATGATGGCCAAGTGTGACCCCCGCCATGGCAAGTACATGGCCTGCTGTCTCATGTACCGTGGTGATGTTGTTCCCAAGGATGTCAACGCAGCTGTGGCCACCATCAAGACCAAGCGCACTATCCAGTTTGTTGACTGGTGCCCCACTGGCTTCAAGTGTGGTATCAACTACCAGCCACCAGGTGTTGTCCCAGGCGGTGACCTTGCCAAGGTCCAGAGGGCTGTGTGCATGATCTCCAACTCCACCAGTGTCGTCGAGGTCTTCTCCCGCATTGACCACAAGTTTGACCTCATGTACGCCAAGCGTGCCTTCGTCCACTGGTACGTCGGTGAGGGCATGGAGGAGGGAGAGTTCTCTGAGGCCCGTGAGGATCTTGCTGCCCTGGAGAAGGACTATGAAGAAGTTGGTGCTGAGTTCGACGAGGGTGAGGACGGTGACGAGGGCGACGAGTACTAG